In one Winogradskyella sp. MH6 genomic region, the following are encoded:
- a CDS encoding phospho-sugar mutase: MIYIKPEILERVNTWLTPAFDEDTQNQIKNMIASDPKGLEESFYKNLEFGTGGMRGIMGLGTNRINKYTLGKNTQGLSNYLNQSFSNEQVKVAIAYDCRHNSKTFGKVVADVFSANGIKVYLFEDLRPTPELSFTLKHLGCHCGIVLTASHNPPEYNGYKVYWQDGGQLVPPQDGEIIAEINKLDYSEIKFEANSNLIQYIGKDIDDVFINASIENGSFNISPEAKENLNIVFTSLHGTSIMAIPETLKRAGYTNVNIVEEQKDPNGDFPTVVSPNPEEPEALKMAMELAEKVDGDIVIGTDPDCDRLGVVVRNLENELVILNGNQTMVLMTDFLLKQWKKEGKINGKQFVGSTIVSTPMMSVLANAYDVECKIGLTGFKWIAKMIKDFPELDFIGGGEESFGFMVGDFVRDKDAVTSTLLACEIAAQAKAEGKTLYEKLIDLYVEHGFFKERLISLTKKGIEGAEEIKQMMVDARNNPLKEINGERVVLIEDYQTSISKNLQTLEETTIDVPKSNVLIYYTEEGSKIALRPSGTEPKIKFYISVNTDLDNVSAFATTEQLLENKIDAILKDMNL, translated from the coding sequence ATGATTTATATAAAACCCGAAATATTAGAACGCGTAAACACCTGGTTAACACCAGCTTTTGACGAAGACACTCAAAATCAAATTAAAAATATGATTGCTTCTGATCCTAAAGGATTAGAAGAAAGCTTCTATAAAAATCTGGAATTTGGAACTGGTGGTATGCGTGGTATTATGGGACTAGGCACCAACCGTATTAATAAATATACACTAGGAAAAAACACACAGGGACTCAGTAATTATTTAAATCAGTCTTTCTCAAACGAACAAGTAAAAGTAGCGATTGCTTACGACTGTAGACACAATAGTAAAACGTTTGGTAAAGTAGTTGCAGATGTATTTTCTGCTAATGGTATAAAAGTTTATTTATTTGAAGATTTAAGACCTACTCCAGAGCTTTCGTTTACACTCAAGCATTTAGGATGTCATTGTGGTATTGTATTAACCGCATCTCATAATCCACCAGAATACAACGGTTATAAAGTGTACTGGCAAGATGGTGGTCAATTAGTTCCTCCTCAAGATGGAGAAATTATAGCAGAAATAAACAAGCTAGATTATTCTGAAATTAAGTTTGAAGCCAATTCAAATTTAATTCAATATATAGGAAAAGATATAGACGATGTGTTTATTAACGCATCTATTGAAAATGGAAGTTTTAACATATCACCTGAAGCCAAAGAAAATTTAAATATCGTTTTTACATCGCTTCACGGAACTTCAATAATGGCCATACCAGAAACTTTAAAACGAGCTGGTTATACCAATGTAAATATTGTTGAAGAACAAAAAGATCCTAACGGAGATTTTCCAACAGTTGTATCTCCAAACCCAGAAGAACCAGAAGCTCTAAAAATGGCTATGGAATTGGCTGAAAAAGTAGATGGAGATATTGTTATTGGTACAGATCCAGATTGTGACAGATTAGGTGTTGTGGTTAGAAATTTAGAAAACGAATTGGTAATTCTAAATGGTAACCAAACCATGGTTTTAATGACCGATTTTCTTTTAAAACAGTGGAAAAAGGAAGGTAAGATTAACGGTAAGCAGTTTGTAGGTTCTACAATTGTTTCTACTCCAATGATGTCTGTTTTAGCCAACGCATATGATGTAGAATGCAAAATTGGCTTAACTGGTTTTAAATGGATTGCCAAAATGATTAAAGACTTCCCTGAGCTAGATTTTATTGGTGGTGGTGAAGAAAGTTTTGGTTTTATGGTTGGTGATTTTGTGAGAGATAAAGATGCGGTAACCTCTACTCTTTTAGCATGTGAAATTGCTGCACAAGCTAAAGCTGAAGGTAAAACTTTGTATGAAAAACTAATAGACTTATATGTTGAGCATGGTTTCTTTAAAGAGCGTTTAATATCGCTTACTAAAAAAGGTATTGAAGGTGCTGAAGAAATTAAGCAAATGATGGTTGATGCCAGAAATAATCCTTTAAAAGAAATTAATGGAGAAAGAGTTGTGCTTATTGAAGATTACCAAACTTCAATTTCTAAAAACCTTCAAACTTTAGAAGAAACAACTATAGATGTACCAAAATCTAATGTGTTAATCTACTATACAGAAGAAGGTAGCAAAATTGCTCTTAGACCAAGTGGTACAGAACCAAAAATTAAATTCTATATCAGTGTCAATACAGACCTTGACAATGTGTCTGCTTTTGCAACAACGGAGCAGTTATTGGAAAACAAGATTGACGCTATCCTAAAGGATATGAATTTATAG
- a CDS encoding glycosyltransferase family 2 protein encodes MNISVVIPLLNERDSLKELHDWIVSVMQSNSFSYEILFIDDGSTDSSWQVISQLVASNTNVKGIRFLKNFGKSQALHAGFAAAKGDVVITMDADLQDNPDEIPELYNMITDDSFDLVSGWKKKRFDSVISKNLPSKLFNWAARRTSGVKLHDFNCGLKAYSNTVVKHIDVYGEMHRYIPVLAKNAGFTKIGEKVVKHQARKYGHTKFGMNRFINGFLDLITIWFVSRFGKRPMHLFGALGVIMFIIGFGFAFYLGLDKLFFNPTGRLITERPQFYIALSTMIIGSQLFIAGFLGELILRSKRQQQRYYIKEALNVSE; translated from the coding sequence ATGAATATATCAGTAGTTATACCACTACTTAACGAACGCGACTCTTTAAAAGAACTACACGATTGGATTGTATCTGTGATGCAATCCAATTCGTTTTCTTACGAAATTCTATTTATAGACGATGGTAGCACTGATAGTTCATGGCAAGTTATTTCGCAACTTGTAGCATCTAATACCAATGTAAAAGGTATTCGGTTTTTAAAAAACTTTGGTAAATCTCAAGCGCTACATGCTGGTTTTGCTGCTGCCAAGGGAGATGTTGTTATAACCATGGATGCCGATTTACAGGATAATCCTGATGAAATCCCAGAGTTATATAACATGATAACTGATGATAGCTTTGACCTTGTTTCTGGTTGGAAAAAGAAACGTTTTGATTCTGTTATTTCTAAAAACCTGCCTTCCAAGCTTTTTAATTGGGCTGCAAGACGAACGTCTGGAGTAAAACTTCACGATTTCAACTGTGGACTTAAAGCTTACAGCAATACCGTTGTAAAACATATTGATGTTTATGGTGAAATGCATCGATATATTCCTGTATTGGCAAAAAATGCTGGTTTCACTAAAATTGGTGAGAAAGTTGTAAAGCATCAAGCCAGAAAATATGGTCACACAAAATTTGGCATGAATCGTTTTATTAATGGTTTTTTAGATCTTATCACTATTTGGTTTGTGTCACGCTTTGGCAAGCGTCCTATGCACCTTTTTGGAGCTCTTGGTGTCATTATGTTTATTATTGGTTTTGGATTTGCTTTTTATTTAGGTTTAGACAAATTGTTTTTTAATCCAACTGGTAGACTTATTACTGAACGACCACAATTCTATATCGCTCTATCTACTATGATTATTGGATCTCAATTATTTATTGCAGGCTTTTTAGGTGAGCTTATTTTGAGATCTAAACGCCAACAGCAACGCTATTATATTAAGGAAGCATTAAATGTGTCTGAATAA
- a CDS encoding DUF4199 domain-containing protein encodes MENQTAPIKPIAYTYGLYSALISIAVLIIMYVANLDKSWILSGASFVLGVLIFVYGIKAYKNSNANNLTLSQAIKVGLAIAVIGGLISAIYSYVHYEYIYPEFIEMQKETAYQQIIEQNPDLTQEQVNKSMEISSMFLNPGFFSLMSILGSLVFGLIVSLITGLIMKNDN; translated from the coding sequence ATGGAAAATCAAACTGCACCTATTAAACCAATTGCTTATACATATGGTCTATACTCGGCACTTATAAGTATTGCCGTTTTAATTATTATGTATGTAGCAAATTTAGACAAAAGCTGGATTCTTTCTGGAGCTAGTTTTGTTCTTGGCGTTTTAATATTTGTTTATGGTATTAAAGCATACAAAAACTCTAATGCTAATAACCTTACTTTAAGCCAAGCTATTAAAGTAGGCTTAGCTATTGCTGTGATTGGAGGTTTAATTTCGGCTATTTACTCATATGTTCATTACGAATATATTTACCCTGAGTTTATTGAAATGCAAAAAGAAACAGCTTATCAGCAAATTATAGAACAAAACCCTGACTTGACTCAAGAGCAAGTAAACAAATCTATGGAGATTAGTAGCATGTTTTTGAACCCAGGTTTTTTTAGCTTAATGTCTATTCTTGGCTCACTTGTATTTGGACTTATAGTATCGTTGATTACTGGTCTAATAATGAAAAACGATAATTAG
- a CDS encoding type B 50S ribosomal protein L31 has protein sequence MKAGIHPENYRVVAFKDMSNDDVFLTKSTAETNETIEVDGVEYPLVKLEISRTSHPYYTGKSKLVDTAGRIDKFKNKYAKFKK, from the coding sequence ATGAAAGCAGGAATACATCCAGAAAATTATAGAGTAGTAGCATTCAAAGACATGTCTAACGACGACGTTTTTTTAACTAAGTCTACTGCAGAGACAAATGAAACTATTGAGGTTGATGGTGTTGAATATCCATTAGTAAAATTGGAAATTTCTAGAACTTCTCATCCTTATTACACTGGTAAATCTAAATTAGTAGATACAGCTGGTCGTATTGATAAATTCAAAAACAAATACGCTAAGTTTAAGAAATAA
- a CDS encoding GlmU family protein yields the protein MNYILFDGPYRDNLLPFTYTRPVADIRVGILTIRQKWESFIEYTTTTVTEDYLSDKFPMVEMEENIMINASFLPNTEVVELIKNLSDNQALFKGEDVIAFFAKEGEEVSDFSNFEAIEFEGDILKIEHTWDIFSKNGEAIEEDFNLITNGRKSEPIPATVKTLNPENIFIEKGAKLNFVTLNASSGPIYIGRDAEIMEGTVVRGPLALCNNATLKLATKIYGPTTVGPHSKVGGEVNNSVIFGYSNKGHDGFLGNSVLGEWCNIGADSNNSNLKNNYAEVRLWNYQTGGFAKTGLQFCGLMMGDHSKCGINTMFNTGTVVGVSSNIFGSGFPRNFVPSFSWGGSKGFVTYKTNKAFEVAEVVMGRRNEEFTDIDKAILEHVFEETKQYRRE from the coding sequence ATGAACTACATACTTTTTGATGGACCGTACAGAGACAACCTCTTGCCATTTACATATACCAGACCAGTTGCCGATATTAGAGTAGGCATACTAACGATTCGTCAGAAATGGGAATCGTTCATAGAATACACTACAACTACGGTAACTGAGGATTATTTGTCTGATAAGTTTCCGATGGTAGAAATGGAAGAAAACATAATGATTAACGCTTCTTTCTTACCAAATACTGAAGTTGTAGAGCTAATAAAAAACTTAAGTGATAACCAAGCGCTATTTAAAGGAGAAGATGTTATCGCGTTTTTTGCCAAAGAAGGTGAGGAGGTGAGTGATTTTTCAAATTTTGAGGCTATTGAATTTGAAGGAGACATTTTAAAAATTGAGCATACTTGGGATATTTTTTCTAAGAATGGTGAAGCTATTGAGGAGGATTTCAATTTAATTACAAATGGAAGAAAATCTGAACCTATTCCTGCAACGGTAAAGACCTTAAACCCTGAGAATATTTTTATTGAAAAAGGGGCAAAACTCAATTTTGTAACACTAAATGCAAGTTCAGGACCAATTTACATTGGCAGAGATGCCGAAATTATGGAAGGTACTGTTGTTAGAGGACCTTTGGCGCTTTGTAATAACGCAACACTAAAATTAGCAACAAAAATATATGGGCCAACTACAGTCGGACCACATAGCAAAGTAGGTGGAGAGGTTAATAATTCTGTGATTTTTGGTTATTCAAATAAAGGACATGATGGTTTCTTAGGAAACTCTGTTTTGGGAGAATGGTGTAACATAGGTGCAGATTCAAACAACAGCAACCTTAAAAATAACTATGCTGAAGTGAGACTTTGGAATTACCAAACAGGTGGATTTGCTAAAACAGGCCTACAGTTCTGTGGACTAATGATGGGAGACCATAGCAAATGTGGTATCAATACGATGTTTAATACTGGTACGGTTGTTGGAGTAAGTTCTAATATTTTTGGAAGTGGATTTCCGCGCAATTTTGTACCGAGTTTTTCTTGGGGAGGAAGCAAAGGTTTTGTAACCTATAAAACCAACAAAGCTTTTGAAGTTGCTGAAGTGGTAATGGGAAGACGTAATGAGGAATTTACAGATATTGATAAAGCAATCTTAGAGCACGTTTTTGAAGAAACAAAACAGTACAGAAGGGAATAA
- a CDS encoding TolB family protein: MTSKFTLLIVLLSFAFGFSQSEDVEVKKLKINTDLDHFAARVVGDKVFFSHNLTTKRGRPIKDKYDGFIYIMYEAALSDDGEIKDEQPIVKTELGRFNMSSATFSKDGKYMYFTTNQIDKGDNKLKGVETYNLQIQRAEYEEGKGWTNFETLPFCDVDHNYAHPALSPDGNTLYFIADVKGTKGKSDLYKVSVSNHETYGEVTSLGETINSSRTEIFPFVSADNKLYFTSDRRGGKGGLDIYVYDLDSDDTEQEPKSLEEPINSRGDDFSFFLNDDLTTGYISSRRYKGEGGDDLYYFEKF, from the coding sequence ATGACATCCAAATTTACCCTACTAATTGTCTTATTAAGTTTTGCTTTCGGATTTTCACAAAGTGAAGATGTTGAGGTGAAAAAATTAAAAATCAATACGGATTTAGATCATTTTGCTGCTCGCGTGGTTGGTGATAAAGTTTTTTTTAGTCACAACCTTACTACTAAAAGAGGTCGGCCGATAAAGGACAAGTACGATGGTTTTATTTACATTATGTACGAAGCAGCATTAAGCGATGATGGTGAAATTAAAGATGAACAGCCAATTGTAAAAACAGAATTGGGACGTTTTAATATGTCTTCAGCTACCTTTTCAAAAGATGGAAAATACATGTACTTTACGACCAATCAAATTGATAAAGGTGATAACAAACTAAAAGGAGTTGAAACCTATAATTTACAAATACAACGAGCAGAATACGAAGAGGGGAAAGGCTGGACAAATTTTGAGACTCTTCCATTCTGCGATGTAGATCACAACTATGCACATCCTGCTCTAAGTCCAGATGGAAATACGCTTTATTTTATTGCAGACGTAAAAGGAACCAAAGGAAAGTCAGATTTATACAAGGTTTCGGTTTCTAATCACGAAACTTATGGTGAAGTAACAAGTTTGGGTGAAACTATAAATTCTTCACGTACCGAAATATTTCCGTTTGTAAGCGCAGATAACAAATTGTATTTTACTTCTGATAGAAGAGGAGGAAAAGGAGGTTTAGATATTTATGTTTACGATTTAGATTCTGATGATACTGAACAAGAACCAAAATCATTAGAAGAGCCTATAAACAGTAGAGGAGATGATTTTTCTTTTTTCTTGAATGATGATTTAACCACGGGTTATATTTCATCACGACGTTACAAAGGAGAAGGTGGTGATGATTTATATTATTTCGAGAAGTTTTAA
- a CDS encoding ABC transporter substrate-binding protein — MQKPIKTLFFNLLILSITLFSCSSKNNENNDLLVFRYNEHKNIGSLDPAFSKDLADIWATHQLFNGLVQMDDQLNVKPCIAKNWVVTDSAKTYSFTLRKDVYFHKHHLFGRDSTRTVNASDFEYSFNRLKDEKLASPGSWVLKKVESYSALNDSTFQIKLKQPFPAFLGLLTMKYCSVVPKEIVEHYGSDFRSNPIGTGPFKFKRWEENIKLVFRRNNNYFETDKKGEQLPYLEAVAITFLPDKQSEFLQFAQGNIDFVSGLDASYKDEILTAEGKLRKLYADDVNMIRGPYLNTEYLAFFMETEVKEIQALKLRQAINLGFDRTKMITYLRNVIGIPATGGFIPKGLPGFDATIGFTYQPEKAKQLVLEFKSETGIQNPEVTLTTTSNYLSFCEFIQREIQKIGINVNVDVIPASSLKDAKANGQLDFFRASWIADYPDAENYLSLYYSKNFSPNGPNYTHYSSKEFDKMYEASYLETNPTIRAELYTKMDALIMNTAPIVPMFYDEVVRFTRKEVKGLGINATNLLELKNVKKSD; from the coding sequence ATGCAAAAACCCATTAAAACCCTATTTTTCAACCTCTTAATTTTAAGTATCACTTTGTTTTCATGTTCATCAAAAAACAATGAGAATAATGACTTGTTAGTTTTTAGGTATAATGAACATAAAAACATTGGCTCGTTAGATCCTGCGTTTTCAAAAGATTTAGCAGACATTTGGGCAACGCATCAGCTTTTTAATGGCTTAGTGCAAATGGACGACCAACTCAACGTAAAGCCTTGCATTGCGAAAAATTGGGTGGTTACAGACAGTGCCAAAACTTACAGTTTTACCCTCAGAAAAGATGTATATTTTCATAAGCACCATTTGTTTGGCAGAGACTCTACAAGAACGGTTAATGCTTCAGATTTTGAATACAGTTTCAATAGACTGAAAGACGAAAAACTAGCCTCACCAGGAAGTTGGGTACTTAAAAAAGTGGAAAGTTATTCTGCACTAAATGATTCCACATTTCAAATTAAACTAAAACAGCCTTTTCCTGCATTTTTAGGACTACTCACCATGAAATATTGCTCTGTGGTTCCCAAAGAAATTGTAGAACATTATGGCAGTGATTTTAGATCTAATCCTATTGGTACTGGTCCTTTTAAATTTAAGCGTTGGGAAGAAAACATTAAACTCGTTTTTAGACGCAATAACAATTATTTTGAAACGGATAAAAAGGGAGAACAGCTACCATATCTAGAAGCTGTAGCTATTACATTTTTACCAGATAAGCAAAGTGAATTTCTGCAATTCGCACAAGGTAATATTGATTTTGTTTCTGGATTGGATGCCTCATATAAGGATGAAATTTTAACTGCTGAAGGTAAGCTCAGAAAGCTTTACGCTGATGACGTAAACATGATTAGAGGACCATACCTCAACACTGAATATCTGGCATTTTTTATGGAAACTGAGGTTAAAGAAATTCAGGCTTTAAAATTAAGGCAAGCCATTAATCTTGGTTTTGACAGAACTAAAATGATTACCTATTTACGCAATGTCATTGGCATACCTGCAACAGGTGGGTTTATCCCAAAAGGATTACCAGGTTTTGATGCTACTATCGGTTTTACCTATCAACCCGAAAAAGCTAAACAATTAGTACTAGAATTTAAGTCTGAAACTGGTATCCAAAATCCAGAAGTAACCTTAACAACTACGAGCAACTATTTAAGTTTTTGCGAATTTATTCAACGTGAAATACAAAAAATTGGAATCAATGTCAATGTGGATGTGATTCCTGCTTCAAGTTTAAAAGATGCTAAAGCTAACGGTCAACTCGACTTTTTTAGAGCAAGTTGGATTGCAGATTATCCTGATGCTGAAAATTATTTATCACTTTATTACAGTAAAAACTTTTCACCAAACGGACCAAATTACACACATTATTCAAGTAAAGAATTTGATAAAATGTATGAAGCCTCTTATTTAGAAACCAACCCAACAATTAGAGCTGAGCTTTATACAAAAATGGATGCTTTGATAATGAATACAGCACCAATTGTTCCTATGTTTTATGACGAAGTGGTACGTTTTACAAGAAAGGAAGTAAAAGGGTTAGGAATAAATGCTACTAACTTATTAGAATTGAAAAACGTGAAGAAAAGTGATTAG
- the mtaB gene encoding tRNA (N(6)-L-threonylcarbamoyladenosine(37)-C(2))-methylthiotransferase MtaB, whose product MNPTKKVAFYTLGCKLNFSETSTIARSFKDEGFARVDFNEEADIYVINTCSVTENADKRFKTIVKQAQKVNPEAFVAAIGCYAQLKPEELADVDGVDLVLGATEKFKITDYLNDLTKNDFGEVHSCEIQEADFYVGSYSIGDRTRAFLKVQDGCDYKCTYCTIPLARGISRSDTMENVLKNAREISEQNIKEIVLTGVNIGDYGKGEFGNKKHEHTFLDLVTELDKVEGIERLRISSIEPNLLKNETIELVSKSRAFVPHFHVPLQSGSNDILKKMKRRYMRELYVDRVSRIKEVMPHACIGVDVIVGFPGETDELFLETYNFLNELDISYLHVFTYSERDNTEAADMDGVVPKNVRSKRSKMLRGLSAKKRRAFYEQQLGTERTVLFEGENKEGYIHGFTENYVKVKAPWNPELVNTLHEVELTKIDEDGLVRFEFVNTNSSVKAF is encoded by the coding sequence ATGAACCCAACAAAAAAAGTCGCATTTTATACTTTAGGTTGTAAGCTTAATTTCTCTGAAACTTCTACGATAGCAAGAAGTTTTAAAGATGAAGGTTTTGCACGTGTAGACTTTAACGAAGAAGCTGATATTTATGTGATAAATACGTGTTCTGTAACAGAAAATGCAGACAAGCGATTTAAGACTATCGTTAAGCAAGCCCAAAAGGTAAATCCAGAGGCGTTTGTTGCAGCTATAGGTTGTTACGCTCAGTTAAAGCCAGAAGAACTTGCAGATGTTGATGGAGTAGATTTGGTTTTGGGTGCAACAGAAAAGTTTAAAATCACAGATTATCTAAACGACTTAACCAAAAACGATTTTGGTGAGGTGCATAGTTGTGAAATACAAGAAGCTGACTTTTATGTTGGTAGTTACTCAATTGGAGATAGAACCAGAGCATTTTTAAAAGTTCAGGATGGTTGTGATTACAAGTGTACGTATTGTACTATTCCATTAGCAAGAGGAATTTCGCGAAGTGATACCATGGAGAATGTTCTTAAAAATGCTCGTGAAATTTCTGAACAAAACATAAAAGAAATTGTCTTAACTGGTGTAAACATTGGTGATTATGGTAAGGGTGAATTTGGAAACAAAAAACACGAACACACCTTCCTAGATTTGGTAACTGAGTTAGATAAAGTGGAAGGCATTGAACGTTTAAGAATTTCTTCTATAGAACCTAATTTACTTAAGAATGAAACCATAGAATTGGTTTCAAAATCAAGAGCATTTGTACCACATTTTCATGTGCCTTTACAAAGTGGTAGCAACGATATTCTTAAAAAAATGAAGCGTCGTTACATGCGAGAGTTGTATGTAGATCGTGTTTCAAGAATAAAGGAAGTAATGCCACATGCTTGTATTGGTGTGGATGTCATTGTTGGTTTTCCTGGTGAAACAGACGAACTTTTTTTAGAAACTTATAACTTCTTAAATGAGTTAGATATTTCGTATCTACATGTGTTTACTTACTCTGAGCGCGATAATACCGAAGCTGCTGATATGGATGGAGTAGTACCTAAAAATGTGAGATCTAAACGAAGTAAAATGCTTCGAGGTCTTTCAGCCAAAAAACGAAGAGCGTTTTACGAGCAACAATTAGGTACTGAAAGAACTGTTTTATTTGAAGGAGAAAATAAAGAAGGTTACATTCACGGTTTTACTGAAAACTACGTAAAAGTAAAAGCACCTTGGAATCCTGAACTCGTTAATACATTGCATGAGGTTGAACTAACCAAAATAGATGAAGATGGTTTGGTGCGTTTTGAGTTTGTAAATACTAATAGCTCAGTTAAAGCATTTTAG
- a CDS encoding N-acetyltransferase, which produces MTETAELIDNDFLRQYELKVEDDMAVIEYSLQERKIFLTKMVIPSSIKSNEFEKEFLAMVFDDIKERNISVVPTSPEIAKFVRSNRKYKRMLPVGIRI; this is translated from the coding sequence ATGACTGAAACTGCTGAATTGATTGATAATGACTTTCTGCGTCAATACGAATTAAAGGTTGAAGATGATATGGCTGTTATAGAGTATTCTTTGCAAGAGCGCAAAATATTCTTAACAAAGATGGTAATCCCTTCATCTATCAAATCTAATGAATTTGAAAAAGAGTTTTTGGCAATGGTGTTTGATGATATTAAAGAAAGGAACATCAGTGTAGTACCAACAAGTCCTGAAATTGCAAAATTTGTAAGAAGCAATAGAAAATATAAGCGTATGCTACCTGTTGGTATTCGCATATAA
- a CDS encoding alpha/beta hydrolase: MTSNITHVYLMPGMAANPSIFEYIELPKDKYKIHWLEWQIPDKDESLTDYAKRMCKLIEHDNSVLLGVSFGGMLVQEMSKFLNLKRLFVVSSIKSYHELPKHMKLLKYTKAYKILPTKLVSNIDLLAKYALGETIKKRVDLYKKYLSVNDTVYLDWAIKQVVCWEQEEPNPDAIYIHGDKDMVFPHSCTGNCIIIKGGTHIMIINKYKWFNENLPKLIESGT, encoded by the coding sequence ATGACCTCAAATATTACACATGTTTATTTAATGCCAGGTATGGCGGCTAATCCTTCAATTTTTGAGTATATAGAATTGCCCAAAGACAAGTACAAAATCCATTGGTTAGAATGGCAAATACCAGACAAGGACGAATCTTTAACAGATTACGCAAAACGAATGTGTAAATTAATAGAACATGATAATTCGGTTTTATTAGGTGTTTCTTTTGGAGGTATGTTGGTACAGGAAATGAGTAAGTTTTTAAATCTTAAAAGGCTTTTTGTGGTGTCTAGCATAAAATCCTACCATGAGCTACCTAAGCATATGAAATTGCTAAAATATACCAAAGCATATAAAATTTTACCAACAAAACTAGTAAGTAACATCGACCTTTTGGCAAAATACGCTCTAGGAGAAACCATAAAAAAACGTGTAGACTTGTATAAAAAGTACCTTTCTGTAAATGATACTGTATACCTGGATTGGGCCATAAAACAAGTAGTCTGTTGGGAGCAAGAAGAACCAAATCCTGATGCTATTTATATTCATGGAGATAAGGATATGGTATTTCCTCATTCTTGTACAGGTAATTGTATCATTATCAAAGGCGGAACACATATAATGATAATTAATAAGTATAAATGGTTTAACGAAAATTTACCTAAACTTATAGAGTCTGGTACTTGA
- a CDS encoding lytic transglycosylase domain-containing protein: MKTLKNILAVVGLVCVSGLFIFSMQKAPSDKTIGKEDPLVNDYNVYALEMPEGLNFAGEKVPVENPDIYERMDRELLVNTYWQSNGLLLFKRAQKYFPIIEPILKKNGVPDDFKYLAVIESGLVPTAISPARASGVWQIMAATGRENGLEVNSNVDERYNLEMATEVACVYLKKAKEQLGSWTLAAAAYNAGNAGISRRLDEQGVSNYYDLLLGEETGRYMFRIVALKEILNNASKYGFNFNKSDLYKYIPTYKVEVDTAVTDFSQFAKRFGINYKILKIHNPWLREGHLNNKSRKLYTIEIPKEGYYSVQP, from the coding sequence ATGAAGACTTTAAAAAATATATTAGCAGTCGTAGGGCTTGTGTGCGTGTCGGGATTATTTATTTTTTCTATGCAGAAAGCACCTTCAGATAAAACTATTGGTAAAGAAGATCCTTTAGTTAACGATTATAACGTTTATGCCTTAGAAATGCCTGAAGGTTTAAACTTTGCAGGCGAAAAAGTTCCGGTAGAAAATCCAGATATTTATGAGCGAATGGATAGAGAGCTTTTAGTGAATACTTACTGGCAATCTAATGGTTTGCTTTTGTTTAAGCGTGCTCAGAAGTACTTTCCAATTATAGAGCCAATCTTAAAAAAGAATGGAGTTCCAGATGATTTTAAATATTTAGCAGTTATAGAAAGTGGGTTGGTGCCTACAGCGATTTCACCAGCAAGGGCCTCTGGTGTTTGGCAGATTATGGCTGCAACAGGTAGAGAAAATGGATTAGAGGTAAACTCTAACGTTGATGAGCGCTATAACTTAGAAATGGCTACAGAAGTAGCTTGTGTATATTTAAAGAAAGCTAAAGAGCAATTGGGCTCATGGACATTAGCAGCAGCTGCTTACAATGCAGGAAACGCAGGGATTTCAAGACGCCTAGATGAGCAAGGTGTAAGTAACTACTATGATTTGTTATTAGGTGAAGAGACTGGTCGTTATATGTTTAGAATTGTGGCTTTAAAAGAAATTTTGAACAATGCTTCTAAATACGGGTTTAACTTCAATAAAAGCGATTTATACAAATATATACCTACTTACAAAGTAGAAGTAGATACTGCTGTTACTGATTTTTCACAATTTGCCAAGCGATTTGGTATTAACTACAAGATATTAAAGATTCATAATCCTTGGTTGAGAGAAGGACACCTCAATAACAAATCTCGAAAGTTATATACTATAGAGATTCCTAAAGAAGGTTACTACAGTGTACAACCTTAA